TATTTCTAGGGCATAGGTGAATTAATGTCTAGATCCTCTCCCCTGAAATCAAAGGGATCAATGTCTAGATCCTCTCCCCTGAAATCAAAGGGATCAAGCCTGGAGAATGTGAAATAACATTTCCAGAACCAACAGGGTAAAGATATAGGGTAAGGAAGACAGTCCTGCAGCTTTAAGATCAAAGTTGGGTGAGTTTCtgaatttaatttataatacTTATTCCTTGTTTGGTGTTCAGAGCCCAGGGACTTATTATATGTCCATTATTTCTTATCTTGTGTAGCTGAGACTCAAGTAAAACTTCTAGAAGCATCTGTTGGAGAGGAATCAGAGAATATTAGAGGGGCTCAAAGGACATATCAGTCAGGAAGTTTCCTCTAAATAGGTAGATCTCTCACTCTTCTTCCTTTATGATTTTTACTCTGTGACAAAGTTAATAACTTAATTTTCATAGACTCTGGTCCCCTCATCTTGATTTAGAAACAGTGCTCCTGGTTCCTGCCACATTAGGTCTAATCTGCATGAGAAGCCAGCGCCAGGTTGCTAGGGTCACTGCCTCCAGTTGTACTGGTGAGGGAAGAGTTCACAGGAATGCGGGGATGTTGAGAAGAGAGTAGAAGAGTTGCATCCTTGTCCATCCTTCTTTTCCCTGGGTTTTTCCAGAGGGTATATTTGCATATGGTAGCTTTTGCCTTCTCTCTCTAGTAAGATTGTGATGTCTGTTGCTATATTTGGCTTATAGAAACTCTAATTAGGTGAGTCCACTTCACTCTGTATCCTGATAATGGAAAAGGCAGACTGTATGGGATCAGGTCAGGATAGTGTCAGGCATTCGCAGTGTGTATACTGTTTTGTAGAATGGGACACTGGATGAGGTGAGTTGTTCTCTAATGGAACCCTTTCTTCTGTATCCACAGAGTCCTTTAGAGAAGAATGGCTCCTGGAAATGGGTCTTTCGTGACTCAGTTCATTTTGACGGGATTAACAGACCAACCAGATCTCCAGCTCCCCTTGTTCTTCCTGTTCCTAGGAATGTACACAGTCACTGTGATGGGGAACCTGGGCTTGATAATCTTAATTTGGCTAAATTCACATCtacacacccccatgtactttttcctctttaACTTGTCCTTCATAGATCTCTGTTATTCTTCTGTGTTTACACCCAAAATGCTGATTAACTTCATATCAAAGAAGAATATTATTTCTTACATGGGGTGCATGACTCAGCtgtactttttctgtttttttgtcatttctgaAATCTATGTGCTGACATCAATGGCCTATGAcagctatgtggccatctgcaaccCACTTTTGTATAATGCTGCCATGTCCCCTAAAGTGTGTTCCAGCCTTATGCTTGCTTCCTACTCGATGGCCTTTTCTGGTGCCATGGCTCACACTGGATGCATGCTGAGACTGACCTTCTGTGATGCAAACACCATCAACCATTATTTCTGTGATATTCACCCACTGCTTCAGCTCTCCTGTACAAGTACCTATGTCAATGAGTTGGTGGTTTTCACTGTGGTGGGCATCAACATCACTGTGCCCAGTCTCACCATCTTTATCTCTTATGGTCTCATTTTCTCCAGCATCTTCCACATCAGCTCCACAGAGGGCAGGTCCAAAGCCATCAGCACCTGCAGTTCCCACATCattgctgtttctctcttctttggatCATGTGCATTTATGTATCTTAAACCATCGTCTGCTGGGTCTCTGGATGAGCAAAAAGTCTCTTCTCTCTTCTATACCAATGTGGTTGCTATGATGAACCCCTTAATATACAGTTTGAGAAACAAAGATGTAAAAACTGCTCTGAGAAAAACTGTACGTGGAATACAGTTTTGATTAGAAACAACACCTCTTTGTGCAGATAATCACAGGATAGAGATAttgtacggagaaggcaatggcaccccactccagtactcttgcctggaaaatcccatggacggaggagcctggtaggctgcagtccatggggttgcgaagggtcagacaggactgagcgacttcactttcacttttcacttttatgcattggagaaggaaatggcaacccagtccagtgttcttgcctggagaatcccagggatggggtcgcatagagtcggacatgactgaagtgacttagcagcagcagcagcagagatattgtctttttaattttaatgatctTATTAACAGTCTTATTATCTTGTTTTGTATCATATGAAAGAAATTTTTGACATTTCAATTTACTTATCACAGAGTACACTTCTCTCCTTGTTTACCATTTGCATAATTTCCTTTCCTCACATGTTCCCATTTATTAATACTATTAAGAAGAACATTTACTATCTTATTTATCATTcattataatcattttatttatcatattatttattataatatattttctgCATTAGTCTGAACTTACCTTTCCCTGTGAAAATAGAAGACTGGTCAACAAATCATCAAATTAGGGAACATTAGGGTGACataattgatgctcttgaactgtggtgttggagaagactcttgagagttccttgaacagtaaggagatccaac
Above is a genomic segment from Cervus elaphus chromosome 2, mCerEla1.1, whole genome shotgun sequence containing:
- the LOC122705000 gene encoding olfactory receptor 8B3-like, whose protein sequence is MAPGNGSFVTQFILTGLTDQPDLQLPLFFLFLGMYTVTVMGNLGLIILIWLNSHLHTPMYFFLFNLSFIDLCYSSVFTPKMLINFISKKNIISYMGCMTQLYFFCFFVISEIYVLTSMAYDSYVAICNPLLYNAAMSPKVCSSLMLASYSMAFSGAMAHTGCMLRLTFCDANTINHYFCDIHPLLQLSCTSTYVNELVVFTVVGINITVPSLTIFISYGLIFSSIFHISSTEGRSKAISTCSSHIIAVSLFFGSCAFMYLKPSSAGSLDEQKVSSLFYTNVVAMMNPLIYSLRNKDVKTALRKTVRGIQF